One window of Triplophysa rosa linkage group LG8, Trosa_1v2, whole genome shotgun sequence genomic DNA carries:
- the fam110d gene encoding protein FAM110B, whose amino-acid sequence MKPLTPIGSPSPLRLLNKGPDYLRRQMDSGSRGRSISAVERLEADKAKYVKSQQVINTKQEPVLVPCATPPPIPRRNFTTSTPSTPVLPARRQTIPSSSSQLSGDDNEGDSRKENFQSEVATRNRNNANKPPAPSPRTPNTKPLVAPHSAPMMRRSTGKRMLRPDSLVIYRQKKECKSPDNGGGNVNAEARGYSFVRRLFQGSMREKNSTSEAAHKMVISEEKASSSRDGDSRMSWSNDRDTVDGGNETMRSSRSERAPSTPHPENDNSGFLEKQSKNSMLNTLRNSMGHCNNNDMDPWKPVIPRMRSDLKRSKSDLRLRCSLAVSEQERFFDFCGLDLDMVERLGPDNFLTAASSIDTLSLLLRSVGGGSEPSEFSRHSGDRLFQDELAEQIPTGVSIIERNARVIKWLYGCKNAAQEGPKESTV is encoded by the coding sequence ATGAAACCTTTAACCCCCATTGGTTCGCCCTCTCCCCTGCGGCTCCTTAACAAGGGTCCGGATTACCTGCGCCGGCAGATGGATTCGGGAAGCAGGGGTCGTTCCATCAGCGCCGTTGAACGTCTAGAAGCAGACAAAGCAAAATATGTCAAGAGTCAACAGGTCATCAATACAAAACAAGAGCCCGTTTTAGTGCCCTGTGCCACCCCTCCACCGATACCCCGTCGCAACTTCACAACATCTACCCCCTCGACGCCCGTCCTCCCCGCACGCAGACAAACAATCCCGTCCTCTTCCTCCCAGCTCTCGGGTGATGACAACGAGGGCGACTCAAGGAAAGAGAATTTTCAGAGCGAGGTGGCAACACGCAACCGAAACAATGCAAACAAGCCCCCTGCACCTTCTCCGAGAACCCCAAACACTAAACCATTAGTCGCCCCGCACAGTGCTCCCATGATGCGCAGGAGCACCGGCAAGCGCATGCTGCGCCCGGACTCGCTGGTCATTTAcagacagaagaaagaatgCAAGAGTCCCGACAACGGCGGTGGAAACGTCAACGCGGAGGCCAGGGGCTACAGCTTCGTCCGGAGGCTCTTCCAGGGATCCATGCGCGAGAAAAACAGCACGAGCGAAGCGGCTCACAAAATGGTGATCAGTGAGGAGAAGGCCTCTTCGTCTCGAGACGGGGACTCACGGATGTCCTGGTCCAATGACAGAGACACAGTCGACGGCGGAAACGAGACGATGAGATCGAGCAGATCCGAGCGCGCTCCCTCGACGCCGCACCCTGAAAACGACAACTCTGGCTTTCTAGAAAAACAATCGAAGAACAGCATGCTTAACACTTTACGAAACAGCATGGGTCACTGTAACAATAATGACATGGACCCGTGGAAACCAGTCATTCCACGAATGAGGTCGGATTTAAAACGTTCAAAGTCGGACTTGCGTCTGCGCTGCTCGCTGGCCGTGTCCGAGCAGGAGCGCTTCTTTGATTTCTGCGGACTGGACCTGGATATGGTGGAGAGACTCGGACCGGATAACTTCTTAACAGCCGCCAGTTCGATCGACACGCTCTCGTTGCTCCTGAGGAGCGTGGGAGGAGGCTCGGAACCCAGCGAGTTTTCTCGACACTCCGGGGACAGACTTTTTCAGGATGAGCTCGCCGAACAGATCCCCACCGGTGTGTCTATTATTGAGAGAAACGCACGTGTTATTAAGTGGCTATACGGGTGTAAGAATGCAGCCCAGGAGGGCCCTAAAGAGTCAACGGTTTGA